A portion of the Fusobacterium nucleatum genome contains these proteins:
- a CDS encoding LrgB family protein: MSDIINKILFSPFFGIVLSLIAYEIGKYFFSKTKSIFCNPLLIGIILTIVFLMVLNIPFEAYDKGGSIIKIFISPVESVIIGVALYEQFQILKRNWFPILVSTVLGSTFSIIILYILGKVFGLPDDIFHATLPKSVTTAIALDIASKFGWQESLIPMMTVSTGIIGAVIAPLVTKFMKSPVAKGLAMGTASHAVGTAKAIEMGEVEGAMSGLALSLSAISTSFMIPLLLNTILKL; this comes from the coding sequence ATGAGTGATATAATCAATAAAATTCTTTTTAGCCCATTCTTTGGGATAGTATTATCTTTAATAGCTTATGAAATTGGAAAGTATTTCTTTTCAAAAACAAAATCTATTTTTTGTAATCCTCTTTTAATCGGGATTATATTAACAATAGTATTTTTAATGGTTTTAAATATTCCATTTGAAGCTTATGATAAAGGTGGAAGTATTATAAAAATATTTATAAGTCCTGTTGAAAGTGTTATAATTGGGGTTGCTTTATATGAACAATTCCAAATTTTAAAAAGAAACTGGTTCCCTATTCTTGTTTCAACTGTTTTAGGAAGTACTTTTTCAATTATAATTTTATATATATTAGGAAAAGTTTTTGGACTTCCTGATGATATCTTCCATGCAACTTTACCAAAATCAGTAACAACAGCTATTGCACTTGATATTGCTTCAAAGTTTGGTTGGCAAGAATCTTTAATACCTATGATGACAGTATCAACAGGAATCATAGGTGCTGTTATTGCTCCATTAGTTACTAAATTTATGAAATCACCAGTAGCTAAAGGATTAGCAATGGGAACAGCAAGCCATGCTGTTGGAACAGCAAAAGCAATAGAAATGGGAGAAGTAGAAGGAGCAATGAGTGGATTAGCTCTTAGCTTATCTGCGATTTCAACTTCGTTTATGATTCCACTTTTACTTAATACAATTTTAAAATTATAG
- a CDS encoding CidA/LrgA family protein has translation MGQWIIILALALVGQFVSDLISFPIPKTIIASIILFLLLEFKVVKADYFKEALAGCKKHLAFLFLPVGVGIMTQLNSGPAMVYVKVLLIMIISTILIMLVTGVLADLIIGIQEKILGAKDKKEGKNE, from the coding sequence ATGGGACAATGGATTATAATTTTAGCACTTGCTCTTGTAGGGCAATTTGTTAGTGACCTTATTTCTTTTCCCATTCCAAAAACAATTATTGCATCTATAATATTATTTTTGCTTTTGGAATTTAAAGTTGTAAAGGCAGATTATTTTAAAGAAGCTTTGGCAGGTTGTAAAAAACATTTAGCTTTTCTTTTTCTTCCTGTTGGAGTAGGAATTATGACACAGTTAAATTCTGGACCAGCTATGGTTTATGTAAAGGTATTACTTATTATGATAATTAGTACAATCTTAATTATGTTAGTTACAGGAGTGTTAGCTGACCTTATCATAGGAATTCAAGAAAAAATACTAGGTGCTAAAGATAAAAAGGAGGGGAAAAATGAGTGA
- a CDS encoding electron transfer flavoprotein subunit alpha/FixB family protein, with the protein MGKNIMVYIETTDNSPINVSLEALTLAKKISKENNEQVIAVLIGENLDEAAKKCFDYGADEVLYVEENKKELEAVGNALIDVKEKYNPSVIFLGSTINGKDLANIVASKMKTPAFVDAVNVKYENGKYLMTLPMYSGNILKEVTFDGDKTLVIAVRSGACKKEVCENAKSGEVKKEKAADKNLFTKIAEIVQEISETVNLEEAEVIVAGGRGMGSKENFELVKQLADVCGGVVGATRPATEDEWIPRSHQVGQSGKIVAPKLYIACGISGATQHVSGIMGSNYIVAINKDEDAPIFEVADVGIVGNVMDIIPIMIEEIKKIKS; encoded by the coding sequence ATGGGAAAAAATATAATGGTATATATAGAAACAACTGATAACTCTCCTATCAATGTTTCTTTGGAGGCTTTAACTTTAGCAAAAAAGATTTCAAAAGAAAATAATGAGCAAGTTATAGCAGTTTTAATTGGAGAAAATTTAGATGAAGCAGCAAAAAAATGCTTTGATTATGGAGCAGATGAAGTTTTATATGTAGAAGAAAATAAAAAGGAATTAGAAGCTGTTGGAAATGCTTTAATAGATGTAAAAGAAAAATATAATCCTTCTGTTATTTTCTTAGGTTCTACAATAAATGGAAAAGATTTAGCAAATATAGTAGCAAGTAAAATGAAAACTCCTGCTTTTGTTGATGCTGTAAATGTAAAATACGAAAATGGAAAATATTTAATGACACTTCCAATGTATAGTGGTAATATCTTAAAAGAAGTAACTTTTGATGGAGATAAAACATTAGTTATAGCAGTTCGTTCAGGAGCTTGCAAAAAAGAAGTTTGTGAAAATGCTAAATCAGGAGAAGTAAAAAAAGAAAAGGCAGCAGACAAAAATTTATTTACAAAAATTGCAGAGATAGTTCAAGAAATATCAGAAACAGTTAATTTAGAAGAGGCAGAAGTTATAGTTGCTGGTGGTAGAGGTATGGGAAGCAAGGAAAACTTTGAATTAGTAAAACAATTAGCTGATGTATGTGGAGGAGTTGTAGGAGCAACAAGACCTGCAACAGAAGATGAATGGATACCTCGTTCTCACCAAGTTGGACAATCTGGAAAAATTGTTGCACCAAAATTATATATTGCCTGTGGTATATCAGGAGCAACTCAACATGTATCTGGTATAATGGGTTCAAATTATATTGTGGCAATAAATAAAGATGAAGATGCACCTATTTTTGAGGTTGCAGATGTTGGAATTGTAGGAAATGTAATGGATATAATTCCAATTATGATAGAAGAAATTAAAAAAATAAAATCTTAG
- a CDS encoding electron transfer flavoprotein subunit beta/FixA family protein, giving the protein MEILVCIKQVADDSVEVFMNEKTGKPALEGVEKVVNAFDTYALEMAVRLKETKGDITVITLSLGGEDAKNGLKNCLAVGADEAFHIKDENYQEKDAVIIAQALFKGIQKIEEQRGKKFDIIFCGKETTDFAAGQVGIMLADELNYGVVTNLVDIDTEGEKVIAKKETETGYEKVEVASPCLVTVNKPNYEPRYPTIKSKMAARKKEIAEVSTEVANESAVKEVKLFSPPKRQAGVKIKTGTAEELVAQAIQKMLEAKVF; this is encoded by the coding sequence ATGGAAATATTAGTTTGTATAAAACAAGTTGCAGACGATTCTGTTGAAGTATTTATGAATGAAAAAACAGGAAAACCTGCATTAGAAGGAGTTGAAAAAGTAGTAAATGCTTTTGACACTTATGCTTTGGAAATGGCAGTAAGATTAAAAGAGACAAAAGGAGATATTACTGTAATTACTCTTTCATTAGGAGGAGAAGATGCTAAAAATGGTTTAAAGAACTGTTTAGCAGTTGGAGCAGATGAAGCATTTCATATTAAAGATGAAAATTATCAAGAAAAAGATGCTGTTATCATTGCCCAAGCTCTTTTTAAGGGTATTCAAAAAATAGAAGAACAAAGAGGTAAAAAATTTGATATTATTTTCTGTGGAAAAGAAACTACTGACTTTGCAGCTGGACAAGTTGGGATTATGTTAGCAGATGAACTAAATTATGGAGTGGTAACTAATTTAGTTGATATAGACACAGAAGGTGAAAAGGTTATTGCTAAAAAAGAAACAGAAACAGGTTATGAAAAAGTAGAAGTTGCTTCTCCTTGTCTAGTAACTGTAAATAAACCTAATTATGAACCTCGTTATCCAACAATCAAAAGTAAAATGGCAGCTAGAAAAAAAGAAATAGCTGAAGTTTCTACTGAAGTAGCAAATGAAAGTGCAGTAAAAGAAGTTAAATTATTCTCACCTCCAAAAAGACAAGCTGGAGTAAAAATAAAAACTGGAACTGCTGAAGAATTAGTTGCACAGGCTATTCAAAAAATGTTGGAAGCAAAAGTATTTTAG
- a CDS encoding acyl-CoA dehydrogenase family protein, whose amino-acid sequence MAYLISEEAQDLLKDVKKFCDNEVREQCKEYDKSGEWPKEIYDKAIEQGYQALEVPEKYGGPGLKRVDIAALIEEMAIADAGFATTISASGLAMKPVFISGSEEQKQRMCDLVLDGGFGAFCLTEPGAGSDASAGRTTAVKDGDEYVLNGRKCFITNGAVASFYCITAITDKEKGLKGISMFFVEKGTKGLSTGNHEDKMGIRTSNTCDVVLEDCRIPASALVGKEGEGFAIAMKTLDQARSWIGCIAVGIAQRGIQEAIAYGKERIQFGKPIIKNQALQFKIADMEIKTETARQMVAHALTKMDLGLPYGKESAIAKCYAGDIAMEVSSEAIQMFGGYGYSREYPVEKLIRDSKIFQIFEGTNEIQRIVIANNVIGR is encoded by the coding sequence ATGGCGTATTTAATTTCTGAAGAAGCTCAAGATTTATTGAAGGATGTAAAAAAATTCTGTGACAATGAAGTAAGAGAACAATGTAAGGAATATGACAAAAGTGGAGAATGGCCAAAGGAAATATATGATAAGGCCATTGAACAAGGTTATCAAGCATTAGAAGTTCCTGAAAAATATGGAGGACCAGGTTTAAAAAGAGTTGATATAGCAGCATTAATTGAAGAAATGGCAATAGCAGATGCAGGCTTTGCAACTACTATTTCAGCAAGTGGTCTTGCAATGAAACCAGTTTTTATTTCAGGAAGCGAAGAACAAAAACAAAGAATGTGTGATTTAGTTTTAGATGGTGGATTTGGTGCATTCTGTTTAACAGAACCTGGAGCTGGATCTGATGCTAGTGCTGGAAGAACAACTGCTGTTAAAGATGGAGATGAATATGTTTTAAATGGTAGAAAATGTTTTATTACTAATGGAGCAGTGGCATCTTTCTATTGTATTACTGCTATAACAGATAAAGAAAAAGGATTAAAAGGAATTTCAATGTTCTTTGTAGAAAAAGGAACTAAAGGACTTAGCACTGGAAACCATGAAGATAAAATGGGTATAAGAACTTCTAATACTTGTGATGTAGTATTAGAAGATTGTAGAATACCAGCTAGTGCATTAGTTGGAAAAGAAGGAGAAGGTTTTGCTATTGCAATGAAAACTTTAGACCAAGCTAGATCTTGGATAGGCTGTATTGCAGTTGGAATAGCACAAAGAGGAATACAAGAAGCAATAGCTTATGGTAAAGAAAGAATACAATTTGGAAAACCTATAATAAAAAATCAAGCATTACAATTTAAAATTGCAGATATGGAAATTAAAACAGAAACTGCAAGACAAATGGTAGCACATGCTTTAACAAAAATGGATTTAGGTTTACCTTATGGAAAAGAATCAGCTATTGCAAAATGTTATGCAGGAGATATTGCAATGGAAGTATCATCTGAAGCTATACAAATGTTTGGTGGATATGGATACAGTAGAGAATATCCAGTTGAAAAATTAATAAGAGATTCAAAGATATTCCAAATTTTTGAAGGAACTAATGAAATTCAAAGAATCGTAATTGCAAATAATGTAATTGGTCGTTAG
- a CDS encoding FAD-binding oxidoreductase: MGNHIYNKVSEELVEKFKKIVPGKVYTKDEINKDFFHDEMPIYGEGEPEVVIDVTTTEAISEIMKLCYENNIPVIPRGAGTGLTGAAVAITGGVMLNMTKMNKILAYDYENFVVRVEPGVLLNELAEDALKQGLLYPPDPGEKFATLGGNVSTNAGGMRAVKYGTTRDYVRAMTVVLPTGEIIKLGATVSKTSTGYSLLNLMIGSEGTLGVITELTLKLIPAPKETISLIIPYENLDECIATVPKFFMNHLQPQALEFMEREIVLASERYIGKSVFPKTLEGVDIGAYLLVTFDGDNMEALEEITERASEVVLEAGALDVLVADTPAKKKDAWAARSSFLEAIEAETKLLDECDVVVPVNQIAPYLHYVNEVGKKYDFTVKSFGHAGDGNLHIYACSNDMEIGEFKRQVEEFLTDIYSKASELGGLISGEHGIGYGKMEYLANFSGEVNMRLMRGIKEVFDPKMILNPNKVCYKA; the protein is encoded by the coding sequence ATGGGAAATCATATTTACAACAAAGTAAGTGAAGAGTTAGTGGAAAAATTTAAGAAAATTGTCCCAGGAAAGGTTTATACTAAAGATGAGATAAACAAAGACTTTTTTCATGATGAAATGCCTATTTATGGTGAAGGAGAACCAGAAGTTGTTATAGATGTAACAACAACAGAAGCAATTTCAGAAATTATGAAATTATGTTATGAAAATAATATTCCCGTTATCCCAAGAGGAGCTGGAACTGGATTAACAGGAGCAGCTGTAGCAATAACTGGTGGAGTTATGTTAAATATGACAAAGATGAACAAAATTTTAGCTTATGATTATGAAAATTTTGTTGTTAGAGTGGAGCCAGGTGTTTTATTAAATGAACTAGCAGAGGATGCATTGAAACAAGGATTGTTATATCCACCTGATCCAGGTGAAAAATTTGCAACACTTGGTGGAAATGTTTCAACAAATGCTGGTGGAATGAGAGCAGTGAAATATGGAACTACAAGAGATTATGTTAGAGCCATGACTGTTGTACTTCCAACAGGAGAAATTATAAAATTAGGAGCAACAGTTTCGAAGACAAGTACAGGATACAGTTTATTAAACTTAATGATAGGTTCAGAAGGAACATTAGGAGTTATAACAGAATTAACTTTAAAATTAATTCCTGCTCCAAAAGAAACTATCAGCTTGATTATACCTTATGAAAATTTAGATGAATGTATAGCAACAGTACCTAAATTTTTTATGAATCATTTACAACCTCAAGCATTAGAATTTATGGAAAGAGAAATTGTATTGGCTTCTGAAAGATATATAGGTAAAAGTGTATTCCCTAAAACATTAGAAGGTGTAGATATTGGTGCTTATCTATTGGTGACTTTTGATGGTGATAATATGGAGGCATTGGAAGAAATTACTGAAAGAGCTTCTGAAGTTGTTTTAGAAGCAGGAGCATTAGATGTTTTAGTTGCAGATACTCCAGCTAAGAAAAAAGATGCTTGGGCAGCAAGAAGTAGTTTCTTAGAAGCTATTGAAGCAGAAACAAAATTATTAGATGAATGTGATGTTGTTGTTCCAGTTAATCAAATAGCTCCTTATTTACACTATGTAAATGAAGTTGGAAAAAAATATGACTTTACTGTAAAGAGTTTTGGACATGCTGGAGATGGAAACTTACACATTTATGCATGTAGTAATGATATGGAAATCGGAGAATTTAAGCGTCAAGTCGAAGAATTTTTGACAGATATATATAGTAAAGCTTCTGAACTTGGTGGATTAATCTCAGGAGAACATGGAATAGGATATGGAAAGATGGAATATCTAGCTAATTTTTCTGGTGAAGTAAATATGAGACTTATGAGAGGAATAAAAGAAGTATTTGACCCTAAGATGATTTTAAATCCAAATAAAGTTTGTTATAAAGCATAA
- a CDS encoding ArsA family ATPase, whose protein sequence is MRILIYTGKGGVGKTSIAAATAVFLANSGEKVILMSTDQAHSLGDVLDKKLNGEICQVFQNLDVVEIDTIEESQKVWRNLQDYLKQIISAKANNGIEIDEALLFPGLEEIFSLLKILDIYEANEYDVMVVDCAPTGQSLSMLTYSEKLNMLADTILPMVQSINSIFGSFISKKTSVPKPRDIIFEEFKNLVKRLTKLYEIFHKRDSTSIRIVTTPEQIVLEEARRNYTWLQLYNFNVDAVYMNKLYPKEAMNGYFEDWKKIQKDSIYLAEESFSEQKLFKLELQSEEIHGKEALEKIAKILYKNINPAEIFCQTESFKIEEVNGTRILTIHLPFAKEENIYVIKEKYDIIISLLNETRRFHLPDKLKTRKITDYFYKNGELKISMDYE, encoded by the coding sequence TTGAGAATTTTAATTTATACAGGAAAGGGTGGAGTTGGAAAGACAAGTATAGCAGCAGCAACAGCAGTTTTTTTAGCAAATTCAGGGGAAAAAGTTATACTTATGAGTACGGATCAAGCTCATAGTTTAGGAGATGTTTTAGATAAAAAATTAAATGGAGAAATCTGTCAAGTATTTCAAAATTTAGATGTGGTAGAAATTGATACCATAGAAGAAAGTCAAAAAGTGTGGAGAAATTTACAAGATTATTTAAAGCAAATTATTTCTGCAAAGGCAAACAATGGAATAGAGATAGATGAAGCGTTATTATTTCCAGGATTGGAAGAAATATTTTCTTTACTTAAAATTTTAGATATTTATGAAGCAAATGAATATGATGTTATGGTTGTGGATTGTGCACCAACTGGGCAATCTCTTTCAATGCTAACATATTCTGAAAAGTTAAATATGTTGGCAGATACTATTTTACCAATGGTACAAAGTATAAATTCTATTTTTGGTTCTTTTATCTCAAAAAAAACTTCTGTTCCTAAGCCAAGGGATATTATTTTTGAAGAATTTAAAAATTTAGTAAAAAGATTAACAAAACTTTATGAGATTTTTCATAAACGAGATAGCACTAGTATTAGAATAGTTACAACTCCTGAGCAGATTGTCTTAGAAGAAGCACGCCGAAACTATACTTGGCTACAACTTTATAATTTTAATGTAGATGCTGTTTATATGAATAAATTATATCCAAAAGAAGCTATGAACGGATATTTTGAGGACTGGAAAAAGATACAAAAAGATAGTATTTATCTTGCAGAAGAAAGTTTTTCTGAACAAAAACTTTTTAAGTTAGAATTACAAAGTGAAGAAATTCATGGAAAAGAAGCTCTTGAAAAAATAGCAAAGATTCTTTATAAAAATATTAACCCTGCAGAAATTTTCTGCCAAACAGAGTCTTTTAAAATAGAGGAAGTCAATGGAACTCGTATACTTACCATTCATTTACCTTTTGCAAAAGAAGAAAATATCTATGTTATAAAGGAAAAATATGATATTATAATTTCATTATTGAATGAAACAAGACGTTTTCACTTACCTGATAAATTAAAAACAAGAAAGATTACTGACTATTTTTATAAAAATGGTGAATTGAAAATTAGTATGGATTATGAATAA
- a CDS encoding ArsA family ATPase, with protein sequence MTRIIIFTGKGGVGKSSVAAAHALSSAKSGKKTLLVSADTAHNLGDIFKIQIGSKIAKISENLDALELDSDVVKREIFPEVKNTMLDLMGKSGIGITNLNENFSLPGFENLFSLLKIKEIYESNQYEHILVDCAPTGETLALLKLPELLAWYMEKFFPVGKKIVRILSPISKLAYKVILPSVKTMDTIELIHQKLLELQELLKNNEICSIRLICIPEKMIVEETKRNFMYLNLYKYQVDIVFINRIITDEIENPFMQKWKKIQSKYIKELEEVFFNIPVVKVPWYPKEIVGKSGLKLLCNTIENLPDLFSVKKVTQNEEYFPCEDGYLLKIQLPFVKEEELKIYHHEMDINIKINNVNRCIPLPNVLRKSHIVDTKLENGNLYVHFQLEKKKEEKS encoded by the coding sequence ATGACTAGAATCATTATTTTTACAGGAAAAGGTGGAGTTGGTAAATCAAGTGTTGCAGCAGCACATGCATTATCTTCTGCAAAAAGTGGTAAAAAAACTTTATTAGTTAGTGCTGATACAGCACATAATTTAGGAGATATTTTTAAAATACAAATTGGTTCAAAAATTGCAAAAATTTCTGAAAATTTAGATGCTTTGGAACTAGATTCAGATGTTGTGAAGCGTGAAATTTTTCCAGAAGTAAAAAATACTATGTTAGATTTAATGGGGAAAAGTGGAATTGGAATCACTAATCTAAATGAAAATTTTTCTTTACCTGGTTTTGAAAATCTTTTTTCACTTTTAAAAATTAAAGAAATCTATGAAAGCAACCAATATGAACATATTTTAGTTGATTGTGCACCAACAGGAGAAACTCTTGCTCTTTTAAAACTTCCAGAACTTCTTGCATGGTATATGGAAAAATTTTTTCCTGTTGGGAAAAAAATTGTTCGTATTCTTTCTCCTATTTCAAAATTAGCATACAAAGTTATACTTCCAAGTGTTAAAACTATGGATACGATAGAACTTATTCATCAAAAACTTTTAGAACTACAAGAACTTTTAAAAAATAATGAAATTTGTAGCATTAGATTAATTTGTATTCCAGAAAAAATGATAGTGGAAGAAACAAAAAGAAATTTTATGTATTTAAATCTATATAAGTATCAAGTTGATATTGTTTTTATCAATCGTATTATAACAGATGAAATAGAAAATCCTTTTATGCAAAAATGGAAAAAGATTCAATCAAAATATATCAAGGAACTAGAGGAAGTATTTTTTAATATTCCAGTTGTAAAAGTACCTTGGTATCCTAAAGAAATTGTTGGGAAATCAGGCTTGAAATTACTTTGTAATACTATAGAAAACCTTCCAGACTTATTCTCTGTAAAAAAAGTTACTCAAAATGAAGAATATTTTCCTTGTGAAGATGGCTACTTGCTAAAAATTCAACTTCCTTTTGTAAAAGAAGAAGAATTAAAAATTTATCATCATGAAATGGACATTAATATTAAAATAAATAATGTAAATCGTTGTATTCCTCTTCCAAATGTTTTGAGAAAAAGTCATATTGTTGACACAAAATTAGAAAATGGAAATTTATATGTTCATTTTCAACTGGAAAAGAAAAAGGAGGAAAAGTCTTGA
- a CDS encoding LutC/YkgG family protein, translating to MKSITDDLYESFKRNLESVNGNCMRTPKAELGKVITELFKEHNVDSISLFESPMLKEAGVVSSLQQNGITVHTDHIRLHAETDKGGLSEAQHGIAELGTIVQEQDDADGRMVATMSEYYIGVVKGSTIVPTYDDMFDILSGMKKIPNFVGFITGPSRTADIECVGTVGVHGPIDVSIVIVDDE from the coding sequence ATGAAGAGTATTACAGATGACTTGTATGAGAGCTTCAAAAGAAACTTAGAAAGTGTAAATGGGAACTGTATGCGTACGCCAAAAGCAGAACTGGGAAAGGTAATTACAGAATTGTTTAAAGAACATAATGTTGATTCAATATCTTTATTTGAATCTCCTATGTTAAAGGAAGCAGGGGTTGTTTCCTCTCTTCAACAAAATGGAATTACTGTACACACAGATCATATTCGTCTTCATGCAGAAACTGATAAGGGCGGACTATCAGAAGCACAACATGGAATTGCAGAACTTGGTACAATAGTACAGGAACAAGATGATGCAGATGGAAGAATGGTAGCTACAATGTCTGAATATTATATAGGAGTAGTAAAAGGTTCTACTATTGTTCCCACTTATGATGATATGTTTGATATTTTAAGTGGAATGAAAAAAATTCCAAATTTTGTTGGTTTCATAACTGGTCCAAGTCGTACAGCAGATATTGAATGTGTAGGAACTGTTGGTGTTCATGGCCCAATTGATGTATCTATTGTAATTGTAGATGATGAATAG
- the ldhH gene encoding L-lactate dehydrogenase (quinone) large subunit LdhH, producing MASEDLKKEIRFALENATLGRTLGNFCKTYPARREKSYAGVDFEKTREKIAEVKSYAAEHIDEMIAEFTTNCEARGGHVYHAKSTEDAMEWIRQLVKEKGVKTIVKSKSMASEEIKMNHVLTDDGVLVQETDLGEFIIALEGNTPVHMVMPALHLNKEQVADLFTDYTKVKNNPIISEEVKTARRVMRDKFTHADMGVSGANVAVAETGTVFTMTNEGNGRMVGTLPPIHLYVFGIEKFVKSLSDARYIFKALPRNGTAQRITSYISMYTGACEVTTNKETDEKCKKDFYCVILDDPGRREILAEPDFREIFNCIRCGACLDVCPAFALVGGHVYGSNVYTGGIGTMLTHFLVSEERAAEIQNICLQCGRCNEVCGGGLHISDMIMKLREKNMKDNPDALKKFALDAVSDRKLFHSMLRIASVAQGMFTKGEPMIRHLPMFLSGMTKGRSFPAIAQVPLRDFFHTIKQDVKNPKGTVAIFAGCLLDFVYTDLARAVVANMNSIGYKVEMPLGQACCGCPATNMGDTENARKEAEININGMESEKYDYVVSACPSCTHQLHLYPTFFEEGTEMHKRAKELAEKTSDFCKLFYELGGMSETGDGKPMKVTYHDSCHLKRSLKVSKEQRELLKNTKGVEFVEMNDCDNCCGFGGSYSLLYPEISAPILEKKIQNIKESGADVVALDCPGCLMQIKGGLDARGIDDIKVKHTAEIIAEKRGLI from the coding sequence ATGGCTAGTGAAGATTTAAAAAAGGAGATACGCTTTGCATTAGAAAATGCTACACTTGGAAGAACACTTGGAAATTTTTGTAAAACATACCCTGCTAGAAGAGAAAAATCTTATGCTGGGGTTGATTTTGAAAAAACTAGAGAAAAAATTGCAGAAGTAAAATCTTATGCAGCAGAACATATTGACGAAATGATAGCAGAGTTCACAACCAATTGTGAAGCAAGAGGTGGACACGTATATCATGCTAAAAGTACAGAAGATGCAATGGAATGGATTCGTCAGTTGGTAAAAGAAAAGGGAGTAAAAACAATTGTAAAATCAAAGTCTATGGCTTCTGAAGAAATTAAGATGAATCATGTACTTACAGATGATGGTGTTTTAGTTCAAGAAACAGACCTTGGAGAATTTATAATTGCTTTAGAAGGAAATACTCCTGTGCATATGGTTATGCCAGCACTACATTTGAATAAAGAACAAGTAGCTGATCTTTTTACTGATTACACAAAAGTAAAAAATAACCCGATTATTTCAGAAGAAGTAAAAACAGCTAGAAGAGTGATGAGAGATAAATTTACTCATGCAGATATGGGAGTTTCTGGGGCAAATGTAGCAGTTGCAGAAACAGGAACTGTATTTACAATGACAAATGAAGGAAATGGGCGTATGGTAGGAACTTTACCTCCAATTCACTTATATGTTTTTGGAATTGAAAAATTTGTAAAATCTTTGTCTGATGCTCGTTATATTTTTAAAGCATTACCTAGAAATGGAACAGCTCAAAGAATTACATCATATATTTCTATGTATACTGGAGCTTGTGAAGTAACAACTAACAAAGAAACAGATGAAAAATGTAAAAAAGATTTTTATTGTGTTATTTTAGATGATCCAGGCCGTAGAGAAATTTTAGCAGAACCAGATTTTCGTGAAATATTTAATTGTATTAGATGTGGAGCTTGTTTAGATGTTTGTCCTGCATTTGCTTTGGTAGGAGGACATGTTTATGGTTCTAATGTTTATACAGGTGGAATTGGAACAATGCTAACTCACTTTTTAGTATCAGAAGAAAGAGCTGCTGAAATTCAAAATATCTGTCTACAATGTGGAAGATGTAATGAAGTTTGTGGTGGAGGCTTACATATCTCTGATATGATTATGAAATTGCGTGAAAAGAATATGAAAGATAATCCAGATGCTTTAAAGAAATTTGCATTAGATGCTGTGTCAGATCGTAAATTATTCCATTCTATGCTTCGTATTGCTTCTGTTGCACAAGGAATGTTTACAAAGGGAGAACCTATGATTCGTCATCTACCAATGTTTTTATCTGGAATGACAAAAGGTAGAAGTTTCCCAGCAATCGCACAAGTACCTTTAAGAGATTTTTTCCATACAATAAAACAAGATGTAAAAAATCCAAAAGGAACAGTAGCTATTTTTGCAGGATGTCTATTAGATTTTGTTTATACAGATCTTGCAAGAGCAGTAGTAGCAAATATGAATTCTATTGGATATAAAGTAGAAATGCCATTAGGACAAGCTTGTTGTGGATGTCCAGCAACAAATATGGGAGATACAGAAAACGCTAGAAAAGAAGCTGAAATTAATATCAACGGAATGGAATCTGAAAAATATGATTATGTTGTAAGTGCTTGTCCATCTTGTACACATCAATTGCATCTGTATCCAACTTTCTTTGAAGAAGGAACAGAAATGCACAAAAGAGCAAAAGAATTAGCAGAGAAAACTTCTGATTTTTGTAAATTATTCTACGAACTTGGAGGAATGTCAGAAACTGGAGATGGAAAACCAATGAAAGTTACTTATCATGATTCTTGCCATTTAAAGAGAAGTTTAAAAGTTTCAAAAGAACAAAGAGAGTTATTAAAAAATACTAAAGGTGTTGAATTTGTAGAAATGAATGACTGTGACAACTGTTGTGGTTTTGGAGGTTCTTACAGTTTACTATATCCTGAAATTTCTGCTCCTATTTTGGAAAAGAAAATTCAAAATATTAAAGAGTCAGGTGCAGATGTTGTGGCTTTAGATTGTCCTGGATGCTTAATGCAAATCAAAGGTGGATTGGATGCCCGTGGAATTGATGATATAAAAGTAAAACATACAGCTGAAATTATTGCAGAGAAAAGGGGACTAATTTAA